One Bacillus pseudomycoides genomic region harbors:
- a CDS encoding DUF3955 domain-containing protein, protein MKKYILTLIPFILGIGCVVSFNTIGSKVASDGTLVEPFYLLPMGYSFLAIGIISLFVSKIKKVNK, encoded by the coding sequence ATGAAAAAATATATTTTAACTTTAATACCATTTATCCTAGGGATAGGGTGTGTAGTTAGTTTTAATACTATCGGATCTAAAGTTGCATCAGATGGTACCCTTGTGGAACCATTCTATTTACTACCAATGGGTTATTCATTTTTAGCTATCGGTATAATTAGTCTTTTTGTAAGTAAAATTAAAAAAGTTAATAAATAG
- a CDS encoding GNAT family N-acetyltransferase, which yields MALHICEVTVNNWRSVAALDVAKEQQQFIESNAFSLAESLFEENGTSLGLYDGETLVGYAMYGWYSAKDDSVWLDRFMIDYHFQGNGYAKRFLHLIIQYLQQKFQCRKIYLSLHPDNKLAMKLYESFGFQLTDKIDAEGPVVGVVMELLIDEVQTANRKNLIDF from the coding sequence ATGGCTCTTCACATTTGTGAAGTAACAGTAAATAATTGGCGTTCAGTCGCTGCTTTAGACGTAGCTAAAGAGCAACAACAATTTATTGAAAGTAATGCGTTTTCTTTAGCAGAATCTTTATTTGAAGAAAATGGAACATCATTAGGTTTATATGATGGAGAAACACTTGTCGGATACGCAATGTATGGTTGGTATTCAGCAAAAGATGACAGCGTATGGCTAGATCGTTTTATGATTGATTACCATTTCCAAGGAAACGGGTATGCAAAACGGTTTCTACACCTGATAATCCAGTATTTACAACAAAAATTTCAATGCAGAAAAATTTATTTAAGTCTTCATCCAGACAACAAACTAGCAATGAAACTATATGAGTCTTTCGGTTTTCAATTAACTGATAAAATTGATGCTGAAGGTCCCGTTGTTGGTGTTGTAATGGAATTACTTATAGATGAGGTACAGACCGCAAATCGCAAGAATTTAATTGACTTCTGA